TTGGCGGCGATCGGGGACGAGCATCTCACGCGCCGCGCGAGACGGGAAAACGAATTGACGGTCGCGCTCGTCGGGTACACCAATGCCGGCAAATCTTCGCTGATGCGCGCGATGACGGGCAGCGAGGTGCTCGTGGCCGACAAGCTGTTTGCCACGCTCGATACGACGATCCGGCCACTGTCGCCTGAAACACGCCCGAAAGTGCTTATGACGGATACGGTGGGATTCATCAAGAAGCTCCCACATGATCTGGTGGCCTCGTTCAAATCGACGCTGGATGAAGCGGCCGGCGCTTCGCTGCTGCTGTTTGTCGTCGATGCTTCAGATCCGTCTTTTCGCTCCCAGCTCGATGTGACGCGGAAGGTGTTGGCCGAAGTCGGCGCCACGGAGGTTCCCAGCCTGTTGGTCTTGAATAAACGGGATCGCCTCAGCCCGGAAGAGCTCGCGTCGCTGAAGGCGGAATTTCCCGACGCCGTATGTCTATCCACGAGAAACAAAGACGATCTGCAGGCGTTACGTGAGCGCATCATGGGGTACTTTGAGCGCGAGATGCTCGACGAGGACTTACGGATTCCGTTTACGGCGCAAGGGGTGGTGGCGGAGATCCGCGCCCGGATGCGGATCTTGTCCGAAGCCTATGATGCCGAGGGCCTCACGCTGCGGGTGCGGTCGACTCCTGAGAACCTGGCGGTGATTAAAAAAAAGCTCGCGCAACGTTGCTAGCCTGTTACCACTCCGACAAGCCCGCGCGCCGTTTATCCGACCCTTGTTCCGGTCCATCCTCCTTGCTTCAATGTGTGGAGAACGACACCGTCATGCGACGGGCGAGTGTGGTGCGCGTGCGTGCCGGAGTTGGCCGAATTATTGTGCCTGGCTATTTATGTGCATGCGTGCTAGAGTGCCGATGTGTCACGCGGCGGGCCTCGCGGGGCATATCACATTGAACGGCCCATTTCGGATGTTGTTGTTACCGAGAATCTGATCGGAAGTCTGACCTAGGTCGCCTTGTTCTTTGCGTCTTTGGCCCTCTCCTTCCCCTCGTGAAGCTCTTCTCGTGTTCTCTACAATGTCACTTTTTGGAAGGAGGACCCCCATGGGTTCAAAGCTTTATGTTGGCGGATTGCCCTATGCGGCAACGGAATCGCAATTAACCACCTTGTTTGCCGCACACGGGACTGTCGAGTCCGCGCGTGTGATCACGGACAAGTTCACGGGACAATCGCGAGGCTTCGGCTTCGTCGAGATGGCCTCGCAGGAAGAAGGCCAGGCGGCGATTTCCGCCCTGAACGGCACGCAGATGGACGGACGTGCGTTGACGGTGAACGAAGCCAAGCCGCAAGAACCCCGCACGGGTGGTGGCGGCGGCCGCAGCCGGTTCTAAGCTCTCCGTTATGCGACGAGCGGGGCGTCTCAGTCGAGGCGCCCCACCTTTCCTCTCATCGATGATGAACCGTTCTACGCAAATGTTGCCGCATTCCGTCAGGAGTGCGTCTGCGGACTGTTTGGTCACGTCCCAACCGGGAAAGACCAGGACTGCTGGATGGCACTGCTGGCACGCGCCAGGGTTTTCGCCCGTGCGACATATCATGGATGTGGTCCTCTTCAGTGGCTGAGATTGTGGATTGTAAAATCTTGGCTCTTCGCGCCAACTCGCTCTGAATCAGCCCGTGCAGATCACGAAGGATCCGAATGGATTCTCCTGCCGAAACGGCCACCCGCGATTTTCCCAGACGTATGTCGTTGTTCTTCGTCATGGCTCCGATACGCGTGAGCGGGCGCGTCCATTCATGACCAGCACCACTATGCGCTGTTCTTCAACTTTGTCGATGACTCGAGATCGGGCGCGCAGCCTGGACGAGCAATGTCCTTCCCATTCTTCTTGAAGCCGTTCTCATAAAATCTTTTGATCAGGCGTAGGCCTGCAGGGCCGGAGATTCGCACGAGCTCTTTCCATTTCTCGTAGCGCTTCAGCATCTCGGTCGGAAGGCGATCAAGGCGTTTGCTTGCCAGACGGAACGGGTGGCTCCCCTGCTGCGCCGCCGATGGCGAAGCCGCAGGCGTGAGACCTCACATGTGAAAAGTGGAACGGGCGGGGTCTTGCCGCGTCGTTGTGAACTGGATATTCTCGTGGTCGTGGTCCGATGAGGGGCCGTGGCTGCAATGGTGTCGCCTGGAAATCTGGCATCGTTGTGAGGGGGGGCTTAGTCCGTCTAATTTTGCCTCTTTTCTCCCTCCGGGCCGGGGCTTCTGCTACGCTAGAAGTTGTTGTGATCGAAGTGCGCCTCCCCGTTGACTGTGGATCAAGGCTGTGAGCCTGGTCTGCGGAAAGGTTCTCAATGCTCTCGGTTCCCTTCTGGGCGGCTAATATCAATTATCTGGCCGCGCTCGGTTCCGGCGGGGTTGCTGTTTGGCTGTGGGGGTATTATCGCGCGCAGCGTTTCTATCAGAGCGTCATCGGAGTGTTGGTGGCGACCTGTCTTGTGAGCCTGGCCAGCGGGTTCATGCTTTCCGACGGTACGCACATGGCCTTCTGGGTTCGGGTGCTCATGATGGGAGAGTTGGGCCAGGCGGCGATGGTCTGGGCCGCCTCCGCGTCCCTCAGGGATTCAGGGAAAGGCCGGAGCGGCGTGGCCGGCGTATGGGGCGTGGCCGGCGTGGCGATGGCCGCACTATGGACGACCTTCGTGATACCGGTGGGGCCGTTTCAGGAGGCGGTTTCGATTCTTGAGCTTGGTCCGCTCGGCAAAGTGATCTATGCGCTGATATCGATTGCCATGATGATCGGGGTCGCTCAAATGGAAGTGGTGTTGCGGACGGCGCCCGACCCGATGCGCTATCAGATCAAATATGTGCTGATCGGCTTGAGCGGGCTGGCTGCGTTTCAGGTGTATTTCACCACGCAGATTTTGCTGCTGCCGGTGTGGGAAAGCGATCTATTATTGGTCGGCGGCACGTTGAACATTTTTGCCGTGGCTCTTGTGATGTTCGGTGTTGTTCGCGGCGGTGTTTTGGCGATCACGAGCCGGTTGTATGTGTCTCCTCAGGCACTGGTTGGATCGGGTACCTTTCTCGTGGTTGGCGCCTATCTGCTCGCCGTTGGCTCTTTGGCCGAATGGTTTCGCCAAATGGGCCGCGACATTGGTCCGGTCATCAGCCTGCTCTTTGTATTCGGTGGGATACTGGCGTTGGCCGTGCTGCTCGCGTCCCGCTCGGTGCGCATCGCGATACGCGATACGGTCTTGCGCCATTTCTACCGGTCGAAATATGACTATCGTGTGAAGTGGCTGGAAGTCACCGAGTATTTTCAGGGGGCGGAGACCGTTGATATTATTCTGGACCGATTCCGCGACTTGCTGGCGCGAACGTTTAGCGCCGGGACGATGTCCCTGTGGCTGTATATGGACGCAGACGGACGGTTTCATCAGGTGCGTTCCGTCAACGTGACTGTCTTGCCGGCGCTCGCCCCTGATGCTCCCGTGATTTGCCGCTTGAAGCAGAGCTCGGAGCCCATCGTGTTGGATTCCGCAGGGCGAGAAGCCGGACTTCAGCCGGATCAAGCGCTCTACGTGCCCGTGCATCGGAGCGACAAAGAGCTCATTGCCTTTGCGTCGTTGAGCCGCGGACTGGACGGACGAGCCTACGAGCGGGACGACTACGATTTATTGCGAGCTATTGCCTGCCACGTGGGGTTGTTGCTTACGAGCGCACAGATGGCCGAAGATCGGACGTCGGCTGCCGAACTGGATGCGTTCCATCGGTTTGCGGCGTTTTGTATGCACGATTTGAAAAATTTGGCCGGCAAGCTTTCGCTGGTCGTCCAGAATGCGCAGGTGCACGGAGAGAGTCCTCAGTTTCAGCAGGCGGCTATGAGGACGGTGTCTTCGACGGCCCAACAGATGATGGATTTGATCAGAAAGCTTTCGCCGAGATCTGGGCAGGGGCAACTGGCAGAATTGCTTGATATCAATATGGTAATTCGCGAGGTCACAGGCCAGTTGTCTGCTGCCTCCCGGCCTCCGATTGATTTGGATTTGTGCGAGGTTCCGCCCGTGGCGGGCGTTCGAGCGGCCTTCCGGCAGGTGATATACAACCTGTTGGATAATGCGCAACAGGCGGGCGGGTATGCCAATCGCGTAACCGTGCGGACATTCGCCCAGGGCGCGACGATTCGAGTGCTGGTTCAAGATCGAGGGGCAGGCATGGCGCACGACCGTCTCCGCACAATCTTCAGGCCCTTCATGACGACGAAGGAGCACGGGACCGGGATTGGCCTCTATCAATGTAAGACGTTGATAGAAGCCCATGGCGGAACGATCCGGATCGAAAGTCAACTCGGCGAAGGAACGTCGGTTTGGCTGGAGTTGCCGGCCGCGGTCATTGGACAAGCTGGGGACACGATGCGTATTGGCGGGGAGGGGGGGCGGTTATGAACAAGGTACCGGCGTCTAGGCCGCGGCTGCTCATTGTCGATGACGATGCGGATATGAGAGAGCAGATGAGATGGGCGCTGCTTGGCGAATATGAGATTGTCGAGGCCGGAGACCGTGACACCGCGGTGGAGTTGGTGCGCCGCGAATCGCCCGATCTTGTGACCTTGGATCTCGGCTTGCCTCCTCATCAAGATGGGGTATCGGAAGGGTTGCAGGCGCTTGAGCAGATTGTCGCGGTGCAGCCGCATGCCAAGATCGTGGTGATTACCGGAAATAGCGATCATGCCCATGCGCTGCAGGCCGTGCGGAGCGGAGCTTACGATTTCATGCAGAAGCCGGTGGCGCTGGATACGTTACAGGTTGTCTTGGCGCGGGCGGCCTATTTGGTCGGGCTTGAGCGGGAGAATCGCATGCTCGCCGCAACGGCGGCGACCACGACTCCGGAAATTATCGGAACAAGTCCGGCGATGCAGAAAGTGCTGGATACGATTCGCCGGGTGGCGGGTGCGGAGATTCCCGTGCTGATTCTTGGCGAGAGTGGAACGGGAAAGGAATTGGTCGCGCGCGCGATTCATCGGCACAGTTCGCGGCGGGCGGGCCCCTTTATCGCAATTAATTGCGGTGCGATCCCCGAAGCATTGCTGGAAAGTGAATTGTTTGGCCATGAAAAGGGATCGTTTACCGGGGCTCATGCTCAGCGAAAGGGCCGTGTTGAGACCGCAGAGGGCGGGACGCTGTTTCTCGACGAGGTCGGGGAATTGCCGTTGGGGTTGCAGGTCAAGTTGCTTCGGTTCCTTCAGGAGAGAACGATTGAGAGAATTGGAGGGCGCGGGGTAATCGAGGTGGATGCCAGAATCGTGTCGGCAACGAATCGTGATCTCCTTCAGGCCCAAGCCGAAGGCCGGTTCCGTGAAGACTTGTACTATCGGCTGTGCACCTTGACTATTCCGCTTCCCCCCTTACGGGAGCGGGAGGGCGACATTCCGTTACTGGCCAATCAGCTGTTGGCTCGCTATGCCGATGAGTGCAAGAGAAAGATACGAGGATTTTCGCCAGGAGCTATCACTGCTATGGCTCAGCATAGTTGGCCGGGCAACGTCCGTGAGCTTGAAAATAGAATCCGGCGTGCGGTTGTTATGGCTCAAGGGGGGCACATTACGCCTGAAGATCTCGAACTCTCGCCATCCAATGATAAGAGCCGCCCTCAAACTCTTAAAGAGGCCAGGGAATTGGTTGAGCGGGATCTGATTCGGCGTACCTTAATGAGGAACCATGGGAATATTAGTAAAAGCGCAATGGATTTAGGGATAAGCCGTCCCACCTTGCATGATTTAATCAATAAATATGAAGTCACGCCGTAATTACTTGAAAGTATAGGGATTGTGAAAATAAGTGGTGTCGAAGAATTTTACGGGCACGTCGATCGTAAGTTGTTGAAATATAATAACCATATACTTTCGTAGTGTCGTTATTTTTTACAAGTAGGCCGTTTGGTGAAGTGCAGTATGAAGGGTGATTGGAAAAATATTGTTATATTTCAAATGCTTAGTTGGCAAATCTTTTGTTTGAAATTTTGGCCTATCTGTTGCAATAGACCTCAACCAAGCATCGGTACATAGTGGTCGAAGTAATAAATTATGAGGGGGAATCATAGATGAATTATCTTAAACAGGGCTTGGCGATTTTAGCTGTGTCAAGCGCGTTGCTCCTCGGAGCGGCTATGCAGTCAGCCGAGGCTGCAAGTTATACGGTGAATAGCCTTGGCGATTCCTTTAGCCTTAGCTGGTACAAGGATATCAGCGGCATCAATGGCGCTCCAACCGGCACGCAGTTAAGCGCGAATGCCACGTTTACCGTGGCGAGTTTCTCGTCGAGCCTGGTGGAGTTTTCCGTTTCCATGACGAATACCTCCTCGAATAATCCGGAGGCGGGCCGCGTCAACAGTTTTGGATTTAATACGACGCCGAACCTCATCGGTGGCTATATTACAGGTGGAACGGTATTCGATGGAATTTCTATCTCGGCTACTGGACAGAGTTTTCCCGGTGGTTTTAAAGTTGAGGCCTGCGCGTATGCTTCGAATAATTGCTCCGGTGGCGCCTACGGTGACCTGTTGAAGGTCGGGCAGACGGACAACTTTACGTTTGGGTTGATGAGCAACGGCCTGTTTACCAACGGCCTAACGATTGAGGGGGCGGTTCCGATAAAGTTTCAGGGAACGTATGGTTCTTTTGAAGTGGGCTGCTGCAACGGCAATCTTCCGATTCCCTCCTCCATGGCAGTGATGGGCGCTGGAATGTTGGCCTGGGGTGCTGCTCGTCGCTATAAAGTCTGACGGTCCGCCTATCAAGGCTTGCGACCTTCCAACGGGCCGGCCTCGAGAAATCGAGGCCGGCCCGTTCTATTTCACGTGGGGGCCTCCTCCTCGGAATTCTTTCCTGCATAAAGTCGTTGGTTCTTCGTCTTTCCTGTCCAAGTCCGGTAAGATTACCTGCGGACCGTTCTGATATTTCTCGTTTCAGTGCAAGACCTTCAGGATCTTATTCTAAGTATTAGTTGTTGGGGTTGGTCGTATGGCTAAGGCTTCTGCAGTAATGCCACGGGAAGAGTCGATCGACTTGGCGAAGGACGGGGGATTGAAGGGAAAGGGTGTTCTGTTGCCGGAACCATGGGGCAGGACGCTGGTGGCTCTTCTCTCGGCGTTGGCGGTCGTCGTTGCCGTCTATTGGGATACGATTCGAGATCTTGTTCAGTCATGGGCAGCAAATGATACGTTCAATCATTGTTTCTTGGTCGTGCCTGGTACGGTGCTATTGCTCTGGAGACGCCGGGCTCTAATAGAAGGGTGTGAACCTCAGCCGACTTTCTTGGGGGGGGCTGCAATCTTTCTTGCCGGAGCTGTATGGGCAGTCTTTGCGTCGATTTCTGTTGCGGTCGGTCAGCAGATCGCTCTGGTATCGTTGATTCTCTCGCTGGTGTGGCTCTTCCTCGGTACGAATGCGTTCCGCCTTGTGCTCTTTCCGCTCGGTCTGTTGTATTTTGCCGTTCCCGTTGGAGAAGGGCTCATTCCGTGGCTTCAAGACATGACGGCGATGGGGACCGTGACCGGACTTCGACTTATAGGTGTGCCGGTCTTTCTGGACGGTCGAGTGTTGCACGTGCCGGGAGGCAGTTGGGAGGTGGCTGAGTCGTGTGCCGGTATCCGGTATGTGATTCCTGCGCTCATGTTGGGGTATTTGTTTGCCGGAATGACCTATCGGTTTTGGCCGAAGCGGGTGGCCTTTCTCGTCGCGTCTTTCCTGGTTCCGATCGCAGGAAATTCTGTGCGGGCGATTGTCATCGTTGTCCTCGCGCTTGTCAGCGGATACAAGCTGGCGATGGATGTGGATCACTTGGTGTATGGCTGGGTGATCTTCGGACTCATTGAGTTTCCGCTTTTTTGGGTGGGGTTTCGCTGGCGGGACGATTTATCGCGAGCAAGGCCCGCTGCAAGCCCGGCGGAATCCGGTGATTCCGCAGTTCCTGTTGGCGCGGAGAGACAGCTCAAGAAGGCGGGGCCTTCCTTCACTCGATTGGCGGTTCTATGTATGTATGGCGCCGGCCTTTCAGCTGCTCCTGCTGTGGTTATGCAAGGAGCCGATTATCAGCGTGTGTCAATCGGAATAGGTGCTCCCTCCTGGCCGGTCGTGTCCGCCCCGTTTGTGGCGCACAACGGGGATCTGGAAGAGTGGCGGCCGTTCCATCAAGGGGCATTGGCAGAAGCGACGCGGACCTTTGAGTTGGATGGCCAAAGGGTGCATCTGTTCACCGCGTATTACGGGGCGCCTCGGTCTGGGGCCCGGCTGATGCAATTTGAGAATCGAATCGTCGGGACGAATGATGGCCATGTGCTTGCTGAAAAACGGAAGGTGGTCGTGCTTGATCGCCTGTCCATATCGGTGAAGACGTATCGTATTGAAATGAAAACAGGCCGTCGGTTTTTGGTCTGGCGATGGTACTGGGTCGATGGCGAGTTTACTGCGGACCCATATCGTGTGATTGCTCGTGAACTCGTCGCCAGATTAACGGGCCATCCTCCTGCCAATGCCATCTTTGAGGCGGGTACGATCTGCCTTGAGCGTTGTGAGGACGCAGAGGGGGTTCTGCAGGCGTTCTTCGATCATACCCATGGGTGGCAGGAGGCGGTGGCTCTGACCTTTGGCGATGCCGCAAATCCGATCGGCGGCCGAGAAACGAGATGAGGTGCGCCGGCGTAATTTTTGCGTGCATGGCGGTCGTTGCGGGGCTGTCAGGCTGCGCGAGTCCAAGGTTCTCGCACATGGGCAGCCTCCAGGAGCGGTGGCTGGCAGATGAAATGAAGGTCGTGGAGATTGTGTGGCCATTGCTCGTGGCGGCAACGGAGTTTTGCCCGCTGGAGACGGAGCCGACGTATGGGTTTTTGCTGGATAGCGCCAGGCGCGATGCCGAG
The Nitrospira sp. genome window above contains:
- the hflX gene encoding GTPase HflX, with protein sequence MSNPSQSNAVLVAIHTPRVTGEELGSSLQELTRLVKTLGYTVVGQVTQKRSSDQYATVLGQGKLAELARWTGGSGKIESAFERPKHKAASKFEAAASDEPEESEEGEADDATEASSGPREQAQIVIVDCDLSPSQLSNLERATGVLVLDRTGVIIEIFSRHARTRAARLQVEIARLNYLAPRLREASGARERQSGGIGGKGAGETSVELDKRRIRDRMKELRTELAAIGDEHLTRRARRENELTVALVGYTNAGKSSLMRAMTGSEVLVADKLFATLDTTIRPLSPETRPKVLMTDTVGFIKKLPHDLVASFKSTLDEAAGASLLLFVVDASDPSFRSQLDVTRKVLAEVGATEVPSLLVLNKRDRLSPEELASLKAEFPDAVCLSTRNKDDLQALRERIMGYFEREMLDEDLRIPFTAQGVVAEIRARMRILSEAYDAEGLTLRVRSTPENLAVIKKKLAQRC
- a CDS encoding RNA-binding protein, coding for MGSKLYVGGLPYAATESQLTTLFAAHGTVESARVITDKFTGQSRGFGFVEMASQEEGQAAISALNGTQMDGRALTVNEAKPQEPRTGGGGGRSRF
- the prsK gene encoding PEP-CTERM system histidine kinase PrsK produces the protein MLSVPFWAANINYLAALGSGGVAVWLWGYYRAQRFYQSVIGVLVATCLVSLASGFMLSDGTHMAFWVRVLMMGELGQAAMVWAASASLRDSGKGRSGVAGVWGVAGVAMAALWTTFVIPVGPFQEAVSILELGPLGKVIYALISIAMMIGVAQMEVVLRTAPDPMRYQIKYVLIGLSGLAAFQVYFTTQILLLPVWESDLLLVGGTLNIFAVALVMFGVVRGGVLAITSRLYVSPQALVGSGTFLVVGAYLLAVGSLAEWFRQMGRDIGPVISLLFVFGGILALAVLLASRSVRIAIRDTVLRHFYRSKYDYRVKWLEVTEYFQGAETVDIILDRFRDLLARTFSAGTMSLWLYMDADGRFHQVRSVNVTVLPALAPDAPVICRLKQSSEPIVLDSAGREAGLQPDQALYVPVHRSDKELIAFASLSRGLDGRAYERDDYDLLRAIACHVGLLLTSAQMAEDRTSAAELDAFHRFAAFCMHDLKNLAGKLSLVVQNAQVHGESPQFQQAAMRTVSSTAQQMMDLIRKLSPRSGQGQLAELLDINMVIREVTGQLSAASRPPIDLDLCEVPPVAGVRAAFRQVIYNLLDNAQQAGGYANRVTVRTFAQGATIRVLVQDRGAGMAHDRLRTIFRPFMTTKEHGTGIGLYQCKTLIEAHGGTIRIESQLGEGTSVWLELPAAVIGQAGDTMRIGGEGGRL
- the prsR gene encoding PEP-CTERM-box response regulator transcription factor; its protein translation is MNKVPASRPRLLIVDDDADMREQMRWALLGEYEIVEAGDRDTAVELVRRESPDLVTLDLGLPPHQDGVSEGLQALEQIVAVQPHAKIVVITGNSDHAHALQAVRSGAYDFMQKPVALDTLQVVLARAAYLVGLERENRMLAATAATTTPEIIGTSPAMQKVLDTIRRVAGAEIPVLILGESGTGKELVARAIHRHSSRRAGPFIAINCGAIPEALLESELFGHEKGSFTGAHAQRKGRVETAEGGTLFLDEVGELPLGLQVKLLRFLQERTIERIGGRGVIEVDARIVSATNRDLLQAQAEGRFREDLYYRLCTLTIPLPPLREREGDIPLLANQLLARYADECKRKIRGFSPGAITAMAQHSWPGNVRELENRIRRAVVMAQGGHITPEDLELSPSNDKSRPQTLKEARELVERDLIRRTLMRNHGNISKSAMDLGISRPTLHDLINKYEVTP
- a CDS encoding cistern family PEP-CTERM protein, coding for MNYLKQGLAILAVSSALLLGAAMQSAEAASYTVNSLGDSFSLSWYKDISGINGAPTGTQLSANATFTVASFSSSLVEFSVSMTNTSSNNPEAGRVNSFGFNTTPNLIGGYITGGTVFDGISISATGQSFPGGFKVEACAYASNNCSGGAYGDLLKVGQTDNFTFGLMSNGLFTNGLTIEGAVPIKFQGTYGSFEVGCCNGNLPIPSSMAVMGAGMLAWGAARRYKV
- a CDS encoding EpsI family protein, producing MPREESIDLAKDGGLKGKGVLLPEPWGRTLVALLSALAVVVAVYWDTIRDLVQSWAANDTFNHCFLVVPGTVLLLWRRRALIEGCEPQPTFLGGAAIFLAGAVWAVFASISVAVGQQIALVSLILSLVWLFLGTNAFRLVLFPLGLLYFAVPVGEGLIPWLQDMTAMGTVTGLRLIGVPVFLDGRVLHVPGGSWEVAESCAGIRYVIPALMLGYLFAGMTYRFWPKRVAFLVASFLVPIAGNSVRAIVIVVLALVSGYKLAMDVDHLVYGWVIFGLIEFPLFWVGFRWRDDLSRARPAASPAESGDSAVPVGAERQLKKAGPSFTRLAVLCMYGAGLSAAPAVVMQGADYQRVSIGIGAPSWPVVSAPFVAHNGDLEEWRPFHQGALAEATRTFELDGQRVHLFTAYYGAPRSGARLMQFENRIVGTNDGHVLAEKRKVVVLDRLSISVKTYRIEMKTGRRFLVWRWYWVDGEFTADPYRVIARELVARLTGHPPANAIFEAGTICLERCEDAEGVLQAFFDHTHGWQEAVALTFGDAANPIGGRETR